In Pseudothermotoga hypogea DSM 11164 = NBRC 106472, the following are encoded in one genomic region:
- a CDS encoding ABC transporter permease, with amino-acid sequence MRFFKTYLLPRILMYFLVIVVGVTIVFIIPRLLPIDPIQQMIGQITSTGAYLDPKTLDYMIETLKELYGLKGTLWEQYWGFWRRLLKGDFGPSYYQFPVPVISLIRQSLPWTLGLLLTTTVVSWILGNVLGALGGYFPQKSWAKILDVISMVIRPMPYYVLALSLLLLFAYLIPIFPLGGGFLIGGRISFDLRSILILLKHAFLPAMSLILIGVFLWFQAMKLVVQSVKNEDFVSYARLGGLSQSKIVSRYVMRNAMLPQITGLALSLGQIFSGALITEIVFSYPGLGTLLYNAIFTGDYNLLMGIMTMSIFVITTSILVIDLLYPIFDPRVRYR; translated from the coding sequence TTGAGATTCTTCAAAACGTATCTCCTTCCAAGAATTCTCATGTATTTTCTTGTGATCGTTGTTGGAGTCACGATCGTTTTCATCATACCCAGATTGCTCCCCATAGACCCCATCCAACAGATGATCGGACAGATCACCTCGACCGGGGCCTATCTGGACCCAAAGACGTTGGATTACATGATAGAAACACTCAAGGAACTGTACGGGTTGAAGGGTACACTTTGGGAACAGTACTGGGGTTTTTGGAGAAGATTGTTGAAGGGAGATTTCGGACCGTCTTATTATCAATTTCCTGTACCCGTCATCTCGCTGATAAGACAATCCTTGCCATGGACACTCGGGCTCTTGCTGACTACTACAGTGGTCTCCTGGATTTTGGGTAACGTCTTGGGAGCCCTGGGAGGTTATTTTCCTCAGAAAAGTTGGGCGAAAATCCTCGACGTGATCTCCATGGTAATAAGACCCATGCCTTACTATGTTCTGGCTTTGTCGTTGCTCTTACTCTTCGCATACTTGATTCCAATCTTTCCTCTGGGTGGGGGGTTTCTCATAGGAGGCAGGATAAGTTTCGATCTTAGAAGCATTCTCATACTGCTCAAGCACGCTTTTCTACCGGCGATGTCTTTGATACTCATAGGTGTCTTTCTCTGGTTTCAGGCCATGAAGCTCGTTGTTCAAAGCGTGAAGAACGAAGACTTCGTCTCTTATGCACGGCTCGGAGGCCTGAGCCAATCAAAAATCGTGAGTAGATATGTCATGAGAAACGCGATGCTCCCGCAAATCACAGGTTTGGCCCTTTCGTTGGGCCAGATATTCAGTGGTGCACTGATCACGGAGATCGTTTTCTCTTACCCGGGTTTAGGCACGTTGCTTTACAATGCGATCTTCACGGGTGATTACAACCTACTGATGGGCATAATGACCATGTC